In Plodia interpunctella isolate USDA-ARS_2022_Savannah chromosome 9, ilPloInte3.2, whole genome shotgun sequence, a single genomic region encodes these proteins:
- the LOC128672628 gene encoding uncharacterized protein LOC128672628 isoform X1: MFSHNKSTWWFWSTCLVLVSCVLAYPSDHGEKQVNLRIGFDLTQENNGEPALRIRDFADGNYPRALDSSEKKHGHGGHAAIRADSFSDSNEEPKEPVIEVKEVKKAKKSKREREHEKVSKDESNESNSNDDSEEKKIRSTLGIRAGEEGEDGNVKVHGREPDESDAR; this comes from the exons ATGTTTAGCCATAATAAAAGTACTTGGTGGTTTTGGAGTACATGTCTG gttttaGTTTCGTGTGTCCTGGCTTATCCAAGCGACCATGGGGAGAAACaag TAAATCTTAGAATAGGCTTTGATTtaacacaagaaaataatGGCGAGCCAGCTTTGAGAATTCGTGATTTCGCAg atgGTAACTATCCTAGAGCACTAGACTCCAGTGAAAAAAAGCATGGACATGGTGGTCATGCTGCAATAAGAGCGGATTCTTTTAGCGATAGCAATGAAGAGCCCAAAGAACCTGTCATAGAAGTGAAAGAAGTTAAAAAAGCAAAGAAATCCAAGCGTGAACGCGAACATGAAAAAGTTAGCAAAGATGAATCAAACGAATCTAATTCAAATGATG ATTctgaagaaaagaaaatcagAAGCACGCTAGGTATTCGAGCTGGAGAAGAAGGAGAAG atggTAATGTAAAAGTACACGGACGAGAACCAGATGAATCCGATG ctaGATAA
- the LOC128672628 gene encoding uncharacterized protein LOC128672628 isoform X2, which translates to MFSHNKSTWWFWSTCLVLVSCVLAYPSDHGEKQDGNYPRALDSSEKKHGHGGHAAIRADSFSDSNEEPKEPVIEVKEVKKAKKSKREREHEKVSKDESNESNSNDDSEEKKIRSTLGIRAGEEGEDGNVKVHGREPDESDAR; encoded by the exons ATGTTTAGCCATAATAAAAGTACTTGGTGGTTTTGGAGTACATGTCTG gttttaGTTTCGTGTGTCCTGGCTTATCCAAGCGACCATGGGGAGAAACaag atgGTAACTATCCTAGAGCACTAGACTCCAGTGAAAAAAAGCATGGACATGGTGGTCATGCTGCAATAAGAGCGGATTCTTTTAGCGATAGCAATGAAGAGCCCAAAGAACCTGTCATAGAAGTGAAAGAAGTTAAAAAAGCAAAGAAATCCAAGCGTGAACGCGAACATGAAAAAGTTAGCAAAGATGAATCAAACGAATCTAATTCAAATGATG ATTctgaagaaaagaaaatcagAAGCACGCTAGGTATTCGAGCTGGAGAAGAAGGAGAAG atggTAATGTAAAAGTACACGGACGAGAACCAGATGAATCCGATG ctaGATAA
- the LOC128672578 gene encoding uncharacterized protein LOC128672578 — translation MAANLHPIDKKKINLVDTEVMSILETVLAQCVKEKIQKSLDGHLEAVETRASCYTGYSSDIFYELQNRKKMLPPISNIKTQQKIKLLKSFQDLYHITINSVKLSYLEILNFLFTKTGVFQSKDNFHITRQLCAMGYEYKITTICPIIVENAKLRYERFQYLSKIIKMRNSDKPICYIEGRIVDKTFNFEKFSLTTPTNTYGVDKYYFLHCISRNGYINGIFCNVIDTEIFTKWIIDILLTILEPNSVLVLDKGDLDEKIKPITEYSSKKDMLHWLNANNIPCSCEMYKPELYELIVKSGIKNCDYKIDHILKAYGHVVLRKPENFQDLTPAELLWNYLRTEQYNTNELVHEKKALEKYIKNIEKLKWEIFTDTIVNWEKEIFDIDCQIDNLLDLYEFHNENINRDPIPFPYFFSEPKNKEFNIIM, via the coding sequence ATGGCAGCAAATTTACATcctatagataaaaaaaaaataaaccttgtGGATACTGAAGTGATGTCAATCTTAGAAACTGTATTGGCACAGTGTGTGAAAGAAAAGATCCAAAAGTCTTTAGATGGGCATCTAGAAGCTGTTGAAACACGGGCCAGCTGCTACACAGGGTATTCCTctgacattttttatgaacttcaaaatcgaaaaaaaatgttaccacctatatcaaatataaaaactcagcaaaaaattaaattgttaaaatcttTTCAAGACCTATATCATATTACTATTAATTCCGTAAAATTGTCTTATttggaaattttgaattttttatttacgaaaacTGGTGTGTTTCAATCAAAGGATAACTTTCATATAACAAGACAACTATGTGCAATGGGTTATGAATATAAGATTACTACTATTTGTCCAATAATTGTAGAAAATGCAAAATTGAGATATGAAAGATTTCAGTATctgagtaaaataataaaaatgagaaatTCTGATAAACCAATATGCTATATTGAAGGGAGAATAgttgataaaacatttaacttTGAAAAGTTTTCTTTAACAACaccaacaaatacatatggagttgataaatattactttttacattGTATATCAAGAAATGGTTATATTAATggaatattttgtaatgttattgACACAGAAATTTTTACTAAATGgataatagatattttgttaACAATATTGGAACCTAACTCAGTGCTTGTGCTTGATAAGGGAGATcttgatgaaaaaataaaacccatTACAGAATATAGCTCCAAAAAAGATATGTTGCATTGGCTGAATGCAAACAATATTCCTTGCAGTTGTGAAATGTACAAACCAGAATTGTATGAACTAATTGTTAAATCaggaataaaaaattgtgactATAAAATTGACCATATTTTGAAAGCATATGGTCATGTCGTATTACGCAAACCTGAGAACTTCCAGGATCTAACACCAGCTGAATTACTTTGGAATTATTTGAGAACAgaacaatataatacaaatgaattggttcatgaaaaaaaagctttggaaaaatatattaaaaacatagaaaaattaaagtgGGAAATCTTTACTGATACTATTGTAAATTGGGAAAAGGaaatttttgatattgatTGTCAAATTGATAATCTCCTTGATTTATATGAATTtcacaatgaaaatattaatagggATCCTATTCCATTTCCCTACTTTTTTAGTGAACCTAAAAATAAggaattcaatattattatgtga